In Chlamydia serpentis, the following are encoded in one genomic region:
- the glgC gene encoding glucose-1-phosphate adenylyltransferase, which yields MIENDFQGATSNFEDSHFYRDKVGVIVLCGGEGKRLSPLTNCRCKPTVSFGGRYKLIDIPISHAISAGFSKIFVIGQYLTYTLQQHLFKTYFYHGVLQDQIHLLAPEGRQDDQVWYQGTADAIRKNLLYFEDTEVEYFLILSGDQLYNMDFRLIVDTAVRTNVDMVLVAQPIPEKDALRMGVLSIDSKGKLTDFYEKPQEKAILNRFRLTPQDRRAHKLTEDLGDFLGSMGIYLFRKESLFSLLTEEAGNDFGKHLIQAQMKRGEVQTWLYDGYWTDIGTIESYYEANIALTQKPQATRRGLNCYDDKGMIYSKNHHLPGAIITDSKISSSLLCEGCVIDTSHVSHSVLGIRSKIGENSIVDQSIIMGNARYGSSSSTQPSLGIGKDCEIYKAIIDENCRIGNGVRLQNLMGYTEYDSPDKKLFVRDNIIIIPQGTHIPDNYIF from the coding sequence ATGATAGAAAACGATTTTCAGGGTGCTACTTCAAATTTTGAAGATTCTCATTTTTATCGAGATAAAGTTGGGGTAATTGTTTTATGTGGGGGAGAGGGTAAAAGGCTGTCGCCTTTAACTAACTGCCGCTGTAAGCCTACCGTGTCTTTTGGAGGGCGGTACAAGCTTATCGATATTCCGATATCTCATGCAATTAGTGCGGGATTTTCAAAAATTTTTGTTATAGGCCAGTACCTTACCTACACTCTCCAACAACATTTATTTAAAACATATTTCTATCATGGGGTTTTACAAGATCAGATCCATCTTCTTGCTCCTGAAGGACGTCAGGATGATCAGGTTTGGTATCAAGGTACCGCAGACGCTATTCGAAAGAATCTTCTTTATTTTGAAGATACAGAAGTCGAATACTTTCTAATCTTGTCAGGAGATCAGCTCTATAATATGGACTTTAGGTTAATTGTAGATACAGCAGTAAGAACAAATGTAGACATGGTTCTTGTGGCTCAACCTATTCCAGAAAAAGATGCTCTTAGGATGGGAGTTCTAAGTATTGACTCTAAAGGAAAACTTACTGATTTCTATGAAAAACCACAAGAAAAGGCAATCTTAAATCGTTTTCGTCTCACGCCTCAAGATCGCCGTGCTCATAAATTAACAGAAGATTTAGGAGACTTTCTTGGATCGATGGGTATTTATTTATTCCGTAAGGAAAGTTTGTTTTCTTTGCTTACAGAGGAAGCCGGCAACGATTTTGGCAAGCACCTCATTCAAGCCCAGATGAAACGGGGAGAAGTTCAGACTTGGCTTTATGATGGGTATTGGACCGATATTGGAACGATAGAGTCTTATTATGAAGCAAATATAGCATTGACTCAAAAACCTCAAGCAACCAGAAGAGGTCTCAATTGTTATGACGATAAGGGAATGATTTACAGTAAAAATCACCATCTTCCTGGAGCGATTATTACTGATTCTAAAATCTCGAGTTCCTTACTGTGTGAAGGATGTGTCATTGATACTAGTCATGTATCTCACAGTGTCTTAGGTATTCGTAGTAAGATTGGGGAGAACTCCATAGTGGATCAATCTATAATTATGGGAAATGCAAGGTATGGATCTTCGTCATCAACGCAACCTTCTTTAGGGATAGGGAAAGATTGCGAGATTTATAAAGCTATTATAGACGAAAATTGTCGTATTGGGAATGGTGTTAGACTACAAAATCTTATGGGATATACTGAGTACGATTCCCCTGATAAGAAGCTTTTTGTAAGAGATAATATTATTATTATTCCTCAAGGGACCCATATTCCAGATAACTATATTTTCTAG
- a CDS encoding orotate phosphoribosyltransferase — protein MVNYEDAKLRANAIAILYQIGAIKFEKHILASGEETPIYVDMRLVISSPEVLQTVATLIWRLRPSFNSSLLCGVPYTALTLATCISLKYNIPMVLRRKELQGTDSTHAIKVEGLFTPGQTCLVINDIVSSGKSILETAVALEESGLIVREALVFLDRRENETQLLGAQGIKVSSVFTIPTLVEALITYGKLSNSDLNLANKVAENLGFEN, from the coding sequence ATGGTAAATTACGAAGATGCTAAACTACGTGCTAATGCTATAGCAATTCTATACCAAATTGGAGCAATAAAATTCGAAAAACATATTTTGGCTAGTGGAGAGGAAACGCCTATTTATGTAGATATGCGTCTCGTAATCTCTTCACCAGAAGTTCTTCAGACGGTAGCAACGTTGATTTGGCGCTTGCGCCCTTCATTTAATAGTAGCTTACTTTGTGGAGTTCCTTATACTGCTTTAACCTTAGCAACCTGTATCTCACTAAAATATAATATTCCTATGGTATTGCGTAGGAAAGAATTACAGGGTACAGACAGCACTCATGCTATCAAAGTGGAGGGTTTGTTTACTCCAGGACAAACTTGTTTAGTCATTAATGATATTGTCTCTTCCGGAAAGTCTATACTAGAGACCGCAGTTGCCCTGGAAGAAAGTGGTCTTATCGTTCGTGAAGCTTTGGTATTCTTAGATCGTAGGGAAAATGAAACGCAGCTGCTTGGTGCACAGGGAATAAAGGTTAGTTCAGTATTTACTATCCCTACCTTGGTTGAGGCTTTGATCACCTATGGGAAGTTAAGCAATAGTGACTTGAACTTAGCAAATAAGGTTGCTGAAAATCTAGGTTTTGAAAATTAA
- the rho gene encoding transcription termination factor Rho, with translation MGIEELNILARQYGVKNIASLTKSQVVFEIVKSKSERADELLIGEGVLEVLPDGFGFLRSPTYNYLPSAEDIYVSPAQIRRFDLKKGDTIIGTIRSPKEKEKYFALLKVDKINGSTPDKAKERVLFENLTPLYPNERIVMEMGKDHFAERVLDLTAPIGKGQRGLIVAPPRSGKTVILQSIAHAIAVNNPDIVLIVLLIDERPEEVTDMIRQVRGEVVASTFDEQPERHIQVAEMVIEKARRLVEHGNDVVILLDSITRLARAYNTVQPHSGKILTGGVDASALHKPKRFFGAARNIEGGGSLTILATALIDTGSRMDEVIFEEFKGTGNMELVLDRRLSDRRTYPAIDLIKSGTRKEELLYHPSELERVYLFRQAIADLTAIDAMHLLLGRLKKTNSNAEFLLSLKE, from the coding sequence ATGGGAATTGAGGAGCTTAATATATTGGCTCGCCAATACGGTGTAAAAAATATAGCATCTCTAACCAAGTCACAAGTAGTATTTGAGATTGTTAAATCTAAGTCAGAGAGAGCAGACGAATTACTCATAGGTGAAGGGGTATTAGAAGTTCTTCCCGATGGATTTGGTTTTTTAAGGTCCCCAACATATAATTATTTACCTTCAGCTGAGGATATTTATGTTTCCCCAGCCCAAATTCGCAGATTTGATTTGAAAAAGGGTGATACAATTATTGGCACCATACGTTCGCCTAAAGAGAAGGAGAAGTACTTTGCCTTATTGAAAGTAGATAAGATCAACGGATCTACTCCAGATAAAGCTAAAGAGCGGGTGCTTTTTGAAAATTTAACCCCACTATATCCTAATGAAAGAATTGTTATGGAAATGGGGAAAGATCATTTTGCAGAGAGAGTGCTGGATCTTACTGCACCAATTGGGAAAGGACAGCGCGGCTTAATTGTAGCGCCACCAAGGTCAGGGAAAACTGTGATTCTTCAAAGTATAGCACATGCTATTGCTGTAAATAACCCTGATATTGTTCTTATTGTTTTGTTAATTGACGAAAGACCAGAAGAAGTCACTGATATGATTCGTCAAGTACGTGGAGAGGTTGTTGCTTCGACATTTGATGAACAACCTGAAAGGCATATTCAAGTTGCCGAGATGGTCATAGAGAAGGCTCGTCGTTTAGTAGAACATGGCAATGATGTGGTCATTTTACTTGATTCTATAACACGATTAGCTCGTGCATACAACACAGTCCAACCACATTCTGGAAAAATTCTTACTGGGGGTGTGGACGCAAGTGCGCTGCATAAACCTAAACGTTTCTTTGGTGCTGCAAGGAATATTGAAGGTGGAGGATCTTTAACAATTTTAGCGACTGCTTTAATTGATACTGGTTCTAGAATGGATGAGGTAATCTTTGAGGAGTTCAAAGGCACTGGAAATATGGAATTAGTCTTAGATCGTCGCCTATCTGATCGAAGAACATACCCTGCGATTGATTTAATTAAGAGTGGAACTAGAAAAGAAGAACTTCTTTATCATCCTAGCGAATTAGAAAGAGTCTATCTCTTCCGTCAGGCTATAGCAGATCTTACAGCTATTGATGCTATGCATCTTTTATTAGGAAGATTAAAGAAAACAAATAGTAACGCTGAATTTTTACTATCACTCAAAGAATAA
- the coaE gene encoding dephospho-CoA kinase (Dephospho-CoA kinase (CoaE) performs the final step in coenzyme A biosynthesis.): MLKLLKVSITGDLSSGKTEACQVFQELGAYVVSADKISHSFLIPHTRIGRRVIDLLGSDVVVGEAFDSQAIAAKVFYNAALLQGLEAILHPEVCRIIEEQYHQSIQYGDYPLFVAEVPLLYEIHYAKWFDVVILIVADEDVRRKRFIEKTGYSSEDFYHRCSRFLNVEEKLTQDNVVIENNGTKEELHQKIEEYFYALKGAL; this comes from the coding sequence ATGTTAAAATTACTAAAAGTTTCCATTACAGGGGATCTCTCTTCTGGGAAGACCGAAGCTTGCCAAGTTTTTCAGGAATTGGGAGCCTATGTAGTTAGTGCTGATAAAATCTCGCATAGTTTCCTTATTCCTCATACGCGCATAGGTCGCCGTGTTATAGATCTTTTAGGATCAGACGTTGTCGTTGGTGAGGCGTTTGATTCCCAAGCCATAGCAGCCAAAGTTTTTTACAATGCTGCTTTATTGCAAGGTTTAGAGGCCATTCTACATCCAGAAGTTTGTCGGATTATTGAGGAGCAGTATCATCAAAGTATTCAATATGGCGATTATCCTTTATTTGTTGCAGAGGTGCCGCTATTGTACGAGATACACTATGCAAAGTGGTTTGATGTTGTGATTCTTATTGTCGCAGATGAAGATGTTCGACGAAAACGATTCATTGAAAAAACTGGGTATTCCTCTGAAGATTTTTATCATAGGTGCTCCCGTTTTTTAAATGTTGAAGAGAAACTAACACAAGACAATGTTGTTATTGAGAACAACGGTACTAAAGAAGAATTACATCAAAAAATTGAAGAATATTTTTACGCTTTAAAGGGAGCATTATGA
- the polA gene encoding DNA polymerase I: protein MKKLFVLDASGFIFRAYFALPEMKNPEGLGTQAVFGFIRSVNKLIKEFSPEYMVAVFDGPNNKQSRQEIYPDYKSNRKKKFEDIPGQIALVKKYCSLIGLAYLEKESVEADDVIASVAKQAILEDYEVCICTSDKDLLQLVDHHIVVWNPWKDQGVIGVQQIVDHYGIPPNNIPDYLALVGDASDNIPGVPGCGPKRATTLLQQFGSIEGLLENLKEVKGLSQTMLSERRETLELSKKLALLDCNISIPLPIQSLTFPQSIINQEELIHFYIQQGFKTLVTSKQTTFSKVDVEIVKDIESLANILELFRSGSVAFAAAYVGKHLPSLQPQGLALAQGSNTFFISLENENTPIINLLKSFFLREDLDFYGYNIKRDCHALRNVGIVIREISCDLALAEHLINGGSKTSLQSLLVNHGLTQDAHRFAKEWGNLGLPISCLPEQPEQYFGELVSYLPLLRESILEKVNHKGLTHILREIEMPLEKILFSMERTGMPVDIEELAILEEILEIELATLTEEIFHLSGKPFNIKSPKQLSDVLYNQLGLRPIDKAKSTRAEILEALRGEHEIIEKILAFRTIEKLLSTYVKALPRQVNPITQRIHPSFDQIATVTGRLACRDPNLQNIPIRSDRGMLLRKAFRVNQKNNYFLSADYSQIELRFLAHFSQDESLKIAFESGEDVHVFTASQVFRTPLEEVSKQQRIQAKTVNFGIVYGQQAFGLAKVLKISIAEAQELIQAYFSRYPGVARFVEETIEQAAQDLRVTTMLGRERIIDNWNEFPGSRAASGRFAVNTRIQGSAAELIKLAMINISQIMEREKMKSRLLLQIHDELLFEVPQEEMEIMQLLVKEKMESAMTLSVPIAVNILIGKNWAEC from the coding sequence ATGAAAAAACTGTTTGTATTAGATGCTTCGGGGTTTATCTTTCGTGCATATTTTGCTTTACCAGAAATGAAAAATCCTGAAGGACTAGGAACACAGGCAGTTTTTGGATTTATTCGGTCTGTAAATAAACTTATCAAAGAATTCTCCCCAGAATATATGGTAGCAGTCTTTGATGGCCCTAATAATAAACAAAGCCGTCAAGAAATCTATCCTGACTACAAAAGTAATCGGAAAAAAAAATTTGAAGACATTCCTGGACAAATAGCCTTAGTTAAAAAGTACTGTTCTTTAATAGGGTTAGCCTATTTAGAAAAGGAATCTGTAGAGGCTGATGATGTAATTGCAAGCGTTGCTAAGCAAGCCATTCTTGAGGATTATGAAGTTTGTATATGTACCTCTGACAAAGATTTACTACAGCTTGTCGATCATCATATTGTTGTTTGGAATCCTTGGAAAGATCAAGGGGTTATAGGGGTTCAACAAATCGTAGACCATTACGGTATACCACCCAATAATATCCCAGATTACTTAGCTCTAGTTGGAGATGCTTCTGATAATATTCCTGGAGTTCCAGGTTGTGGGCCTAAAAGAGCTACAACACTTTTACAACAATTCGGCAGCATTGAAGGACTATTAGAAAACTTAAAAGAGGTTAAAGGATTAAGCCAAACTATGCTTAGTGAACGGCGAGAGACCTTAGAACTTAGTAAAAAGCTTGCCCTTTTAGATTGTAATATCTCTATCCCTTTGCCAATACAGTCTTTGACTTTCCCACAAAGCATTATTAATCAAGAAGAGCTCATACATTTTTACATCCAACAAGGCTTTAAAACTCTTGTAACATCAAAACAAACAACGTTTTCTAAAGTCGATGTTGAGATAGTTAAAGATATAGAGAGCTTGGCAAATATTTTAGAACTATTTCGAAGTGGAAGTGTAGCCTTTGCTGCAGCGTATGTAGGGAAGCACCTTCCTTCTTTGCAACCACAGGGTTTAGCTTTAGCTCAAGGCTCAAACACATTTTTTATTAGTTTAGAGAATGAAAACACACCGATTATTAACTTATTAAAAAGTTTCTTTTTGCGAGAAGATCTCGATTTTTATGGGTATAATATAAAGCGAGATTGTCATGCTCTTAGAAATGTAGGCATTGTAATTCGAGAAATTTCTTGTGATCTAGCTTTAGCCGAGCACCTAATCAATGGAGGGAGTAAGACTTCGCTGCAATCTTTATTAGTAAACCATGGGCTCACACAAGACGCTCATCGCTTTGCTAAAGAATGGGGAAATTTAGGATTGCCTATAAGTTGTTTGCCAGAGCAGCCTGAACAATATTTTGGCGAGCTTGTTAGCTATCTCCCTCTATTAAGAGAATCTATTTTGGAAAAAGTTAACCATAAAGGATTAACACATATCTTAAGAGAAATTGAAATGCCTTTAGAGAAAATTCTTTTCTCTATGGAAAGAACAGGAATGCCTGTAGATATTGAAGAGTTAGCAATTTTAGAAGAGATCCTAGAAATAGAGCTAGCCACACTTACAGAAGAAATCTTCCATTTGTCTGGAAAGCCATTTAATATAAAATCTCCAAAACAGTTGTCAGATGTTTTATATAATCAATTAGGGCTTCGTCCTATAGATAAGGCAAAATCTACGAGGGCAGAAATATTAGAGGCTTTACGTGGTGAACACGAAATTATTGAAAAAATTTTAGCATTTCGAACTATTGAAAAGTTATTATCCACATATGTAAAAGCGCTACCAAGGCAGGTAAATCCCATAACACAAAGAATACATCCTTCTTTTGATCAGATAGCAACAGTGACAGGAAGGCTGGCTTGTCGAGATCCTAATTTGCAAAATATTCCTATAAGATCAGATCGAGGAATGTTGCTGAGAAAAGCTTTTCGTGTAAATCAAAAAAATAATTATTTTTTGTCTGCTGATTATTCTCAAATTGAGTTAAGATTTTTGGCGCATTTCAGCCAAGATGAATCATTAAAAATTGCTTTTGAATCAGGAGAAGATGTTCATGTTTTTACTGCATCGCAAGTGTTTCGTACACCTTTGGAAGAGGTTTCAAAACAACAACGAATACAGGCAAAGACAGTAAATTTTGGTATTGTTTATGGACAACAGGCTTTTGGTTTAGCAAAAGTGTTAAAAATCTCTATTGCGGAAGCCCAAGAACTTATCCAAGCATATTTTTCTCGTTATCCTGGAGTTGCTCGCTTCGTCGAAGAAACTATAGAACAAGCAGCTCAAGATTTAAGAGTGACCACAATGTTAGGTCGAGAGAGAATTATAGATAATTGGAATGAATTTCCTGGTTCAAGAGCTGCTTCAGGGCGTTTTGCGGTAAATACTCGGATTCAAGGCAGTGCTGCCGAATTAATAAAACTTGCTATGATAAACATTTCCCAAATAATGGAACGAGAAAAAATGAAGAGTCGTTTGTTGCTGCAAATACATGATGAATTATTATTTGAGGTGCCTCAAGAAGAAATGGAAATTATGCAGCTATTGGTAAAAGAAAAGATGGAATCAGCTATGACGTTATCTGTCCCTATTGCTGTGAATATCTTAATTGGAAAAAATTGGGCAGAATGTTAA
- a CDS encoding S49 family peptidase has protein sequence MKTFWHFISKAFLSVLGLCCGVVLSFVVIFALIASALGTADAHFVNLPDAQGAMKDLGKTAPIIAVIEIKDAISSAKNTAKTIQNFLEGFDKGPLKNRVKGIVIDMDCPGGEVFEIDRVYSMLRFWKERTGCPIYIYVNGLCASGGYYLSCAGNKIYATSSSLIGSVGVRCGPFFNVKEGLNRYGIESDLLTSGKDKAPMNPYTPWTAHDREEQQAIINFIYGQFVDIVTENRPLITKEKLVNILGARIFSPEKAKQEGFIDVVGATKEQVLQDIVVVSKIEDNYRVIGLAADGWWKRMAITAATSPLITGEMKHKLTPLVHNAECTLPYLGL, from the coding sequence ATGAAAACGTTCTGGCACTTTATATCAAAAGCTTTTTTGTCAGTATTAGGATTGTGTTGCGGAGTTGTTCTTTCTTTCGTTGTTATATTTGCTCTCATTGCTTCCGCTTTAGGTACAGCAGATGCTCATTTTGTTAATTTACCAGATGCTCAAGGTGCAATGAAGGATTTAGGAAAAACGGCTCCTATTATTGCTGTTATTGAAATAAAAGACGCTATCTCATCTGCAAAAAATACGGCAAAAACTATTCAAAATTTTTTGGAAGGCTTTGATAAAGGCCCCCTTAAGAACCGTGTAAAGGGTATTGTTATCGATATGGATTGCCCTGGAGGAGAAGTTTTTGAAATAGACAGAGTCTATTCTATGCTTCGGTTCTGGAAAGAACGTACGGGATGTCCTATTTATATTTATGTGAACGGTCTCTGTGCTTCTGGAGGATATTATCTATCCTGCGCTGGAAATAAAATTTATGCCACCTCCTCATCGCTTATTGGTTCTGTAGGGGTTCGTTGTGGACCATTCTTCAATGTAAAAGAAGGTTTAAATCGCTACGGAATTGAAAGTGACTTACTTACATCTGGAAAAGATAAAGCTCCAATGAATCCCTATACACCGTGGACTGCTCATGATCGAGAAGAACAGCAAGCTATTATTAATTTTATTTATGGGCAATTTGTAGACATAGTCACAGAAAATCGTCCCTTAATAACTAAAGAAAAATTAGTAAATATCCTCGGAGCACGTATTTTTTCTCCAGAGAAAGCTAAACAAGAAGGATTCATTGATGTGGTGGGCGCTACTAAAGAACAAGTACTCCAAGATATCGTTGTTGTTTCTAAAATCGAAGATAACTATAGAGTTATTGGTCTCGCCGCTGATGGCTGGTGGAAACGGATGGCGATAACTGCAGCTACAAGCCCATTAATCACGGGAGAGATGAAACACAAGTTAACACCTTTAGTTCATAATGCTGAATGCACACTTCCCTACTTAGGATTATAA
- a CDS encoding CDP-alcohol phosphatidyltransferase family protein: MRQFCNLLSISRLWLALFFCQEKLHLRLLAIVGAMLSDILDGYLARRYKATSRLGSILDPITDKVFVFVCITVLYIEGSLSVAHLFFICARDIFLVIFVCYLSVINGWKGYDYGSLFWGKVFTVVQFIILLGVTAGGYIPWTGLVPLVALGFLYFLERIMDYKKQCLR; this comes from the coding sequence ATGAGACAATTTTGCAACTTACTTTCTATATCACGCTTGTGGCTAGCGTTATTCTTCTGCCAAGAAAAATTGCACCTCCGTTTACTTGCTATTGTTGGAGCTATGTTAAGCGATATATTGGATGGCTATCTTGCTCGCCGCTATAAAGCGACAAGTCGTTTAGGCTCAATCCTAGATCCAATTACAGATAAAGTTTTCGTTTTTGTCTGTATTACGGTGCTTTATATTGAAGGGTCGTTATCTGTTGCTCATCTCTTTTTCATCTGCGCTCGAGATATCTTTCTTGTTATCTTCGTATGCTATCTTTCTGTAATCAATGGGTGGAAAGGTTACGATTATGGCTCTTTGTTTTGGGGAAAGGTTTTTACAGTTGTTCAATTTATTATTTTATTAGGAGTGACAGCTGGTGGCTACATTCCTTGGACAGGGTTAGTCCCCTTAGTGGCTCTTGGTTTTCTCTATTTTCTTGAGAGAATCATGGATTATAAAAAACAATGTCTACGTTGA
- the dnaB gene encoding replicative DNA helicase — protein MDKPLTVPLPSPPHSKESEMIVLGCMLTGVHYLNLAANQLYEDDFYYLEHKIIFRILQDAFKQDKPMDVHLTGEELKRRNQLTVIGGPSYLITLAEFAGTAAYLEEYVDIVRSKSILRKMIATAKEIERKALEEPKNVTEALDEAQNSFFKISQSTSVTQYTLVADKLRGLTTVTDKPYLTQLQERQELFLQNAHGDNGSFFSGIPTHFIDLDQLIHGFSPSNLMILAARPAMGKTALALNIAENLCFQNRLPIGIFSLEMTVDQLIHRMICSRSEVESKKISVGDLSGHDFQRIVSVINEMQEHTLLIDDQPGLKVSDLRARARRMKESYDIQFLIIDYLQLLSGSGNLRSTESRQTEISEISRMLKTLARELNIPILCLSQLSRKVEDRANHRPMMSDLRESGSIEQDSDLVMFLLRREYYDPNDKPGTAELIIAKNRHGSIGSVPLVFEKELARFRNYSAFEYVN, from the coding sequence ATGGACAAGCCTCTAACTGTTCCGCTTCCCTCACCTCCCCATTCCAAAGAATCAGAAATGATAGTTTTAGGCTGTATGCTGACAGGGGTACACTATCTAAATCTCGCAGCAAACCAGCTTTACGAAGACGATTTTTATTATCTCGAACATAAAATCATTTTTCGAATCTTACAAGATGCTTTTAAGCAAGATAAGCCGATGGACGTACACTTAACTGGAGAGGAGCTTAAACGCCGCAACCAGCTTACTGTAATTGGTGGTCCCTCTTATCTTATTACCTTAGCAGAATTTGCAGGTACAGCAGCTTACCTTGAAGAATATGTTGATATCGTTCGGTCAAAGTCGATCTTACGAAAAATGATTGCCACCGCAAAAGAGATCGAAAGAAAAGCTTTAGAGGAGCCAAAAAATGTCACAGAAGCTTTAGATGAAGCTCAAAATTCCTTTTTTAAGATCAGCCAATCTACATCAGTAACACAATACACCTTAGTTGCTGATAAGTTGCGAGGATTAACTACTGTTACCGATAAGCCTTACCTTACACAATTGCAGGAAAGGCAAGAATTATTTTTACAAAATGCGCACGGCGATAACGGGTCTTTTTTCTCTGGTATTCCCACTCACTTTATTGATTTAGACCAATTAATTCATGGATTTTCTCCTTCAAATTTAATGATTTTAGCTGCGCGGCCTGCAATGGGGAAAACAGCTCTAGCCTTAAACATTGCAGAGAATCTTTGTTTCCAAAACCGTCTTCCAATTGGAATTTTTTCTCTAGAAATGACAGTCGATCAATTAATTCATCGGATGATTTGCTCTCGATCTGAAGTTGAGTCTAAAAAAATCTCTGTGGGAGACCTCTCCGGGCATGACTTTCAAAGAATTGTGTCCGTAATTAATGAAATGCAGGAACATACACTACTCATTGACGATCAGCCTGGATTAAAAGTTTCTGACTTACGAGCTCGAGCTCGCAGAATGAAAGAAAGCTATGATATCCAATTTCTTATTATTGATTATTTACAACTACTTTCTGGTTCTGGCAACTTACGTTCCACAGAAAGTCGTCAAACAGAAATTTCAGAAATTTCTAGAATGTTGAAGACTCTTGCTAGAGAGCTAAACATTCCTATCCTTTGCCTTTCCCAACTGTCACGAAAAGTTGAAGATCGAGCAAACCATCGCCCCATGATGAGTGATCTTCGAGAAAGCGGAAGTATTGAACAAGATTCTGATTTAGTTATGTTTTTACTGCGTAGAGAATATTATGATCCCAATGATAAGCCTGGAACAGCTGAGCTCATTATAGCAAAAAATCGTCATGGTTCTATAGGTTCTGTACCTTTAGTTTTTGAAAAAGAATTAGCTCGTTTCCGTAATTATTCTGCTTTTGAATACGTTAATTAG
- a CDS encoding AURKAIP1/COX24 domain-containing protein translates to MSSVKKKRRLKIAKHKRKKRRRRDRHKNK, encoded by the coding sequence ATGTCATCTGTTAAGAAAAAACGAAGGCTCAAGATCGCCAAGCACAAGCGCAAAAAAAGACGTCGTAGAGACCGTCATAAAAATAAGTAG